In Eriocheir sinensis breed Jianghai 21 chromosome 10, ASM2467909v1, whole genome shotgun sequence, the following proteins share a genomic window:
- the LOC126996678 gene encoding uncharacterized protein LOC126996678 yields the protein MDVLSNPEKMRALNEILSKGGAATFNEMDKHVLSEYLKVMQPVAECLDSLQSETNAYMGTLMPALQLMQFQLERLKVDRNLQFALPLVSALLGKEGSGKGCYGRFADQLQDADILMATALHPHYTMSLVRHFNPDQAANIQGRIVREVKEIVGTELERQPEERKERVDKFHLLLSSATVPEVRYQEEVEETIVKTLEDWKREMVDIPLSPNLFPARYRDAWLDLFKRYNTPLPSSAAVERLFSSAGDILRAKRSSLSNVNFEQLVFVRGNMHLLDYKDVGQQHMEEEQDL from the exons ATGGACGTCCTCTCCAACCCAGAGAAGATGCGGGCGTTGAATGAGATCCTCAGCAAGGGAGGGGCGGCGACGTTTAACGAGATGGATAAACAT GTTCTCTCTGAGTACCTGAAGGTCATGCAGCCTGTGGCAGAGTGCCTCGACAGCCTACAATCCGAGACCAACGCCTACATGGGCACCTTGATGCCTGCCTTACAGCTAATGCAGTTTCAGCTGGAGAGGCTGAAAGTTGACAG GAACCTGCAGTTTGCTCTACCGCTAGTGTCGGCACTACTTGGGAAAGAGGGGAGTGGCAAAGGCTGTTACGGCAGGTTTGCTGACCAGCTTCAGGACGCCGATATCCTGATGGCCACTGCGCTCCACCCCCACTACACCATGTCCCTGGTGCGGCACTTCAATCCTGACCAGGCAGCCAACATCCAGGGGCGTATCgtcagggaggtgaaggaaattgTGGGCACAGAGCTGGAGAGGCAgcctgaggagaggaaggaaagggtggacaAGTTCCACCTTCTGCTCTCCAGTGCCACAGTCCCTGAGGTGAGGTaccaggaagaagtggaggagacaaTTGTAAAAACACTAGAAGACTGGAAAAGGGAGATGGTGGACATCCCCCTCAGCCCCAACCTGTTCCCCGCCCGCTACAGGGATGCCTGGCTGGACCTCTTCAAGAGGTACAACACCCCTCTCCCCAGCTCTGCTGCTGTAGAGAGGCTGTTCAGCTCTGCGGGAGATATCTTGCGGGCTAAAAGGTCCAGCCTCAGCAACGTGAACTTCGAGCAGCTGGTGTTTGTAAGGGGCAACATGCACCTCCTGGACTACAAGGATGTGGGGCAGCAGCAcatggaggaggagcaagacttGTAA